The Actinosynnema mirum DSM 43827 genomic interval CGACGAGGAGGCGTACCGCGAGTTCGGCGTGGCCTCCGGGGACTTCGGCGCGCTGGCCGACCGGCTGGTCGCGCTCGCCGGGGAGGCGGCGTCGCGGCGCCCGGTGTTCCTGGCGCTGGAGGGCGGGTTCCACGGCAAGCTCGTGGGCAGCACCCAGCTGACCCACAACCCCGGTTACCGCGAGCCGTTCTCGGCGCTGGCCAGGCCGACCCGGTTCGTGGCGCTGAACCGGCCGGAGTCGGTGCGGGAGGTGCTGGAGCCGGAGCGGGTGTGGCTGCGGGAGCCGGTGGTCGTCGACGGCGTGGTGCGCCTGACCGACCGGGAGCTGCCGGTGGTGACGGCGTTCCTGCTGGAGCCGGTGCAGGGCGAGGGCGGCATCCGCGAGGTGGAGGCCGAGTTCGCCAAGGAGATCGGCGCCGCCTGCGAGGAGGCGGGCGTGCCGGTGGTCGTGGACGAGGTGCAGAGCGGCATGGGCCGGTGCGGGGCGTTCTTCGCCAGCTCGCAGATCGGGCTGCGCGGCGACTACTACGCGCTGTCCAAGAGCCTGGGCGGCGGGATCGCCAAGGCCGCGGTGATGCTGGTGCGCGGCAAGCACTACCGGGGCGACTTCGAGCTGGTGCACAGCTCCACCTTCGCCAAGGACAGCTTCTCCTGCACGGTCGCGCTGCGGGCGCTCGCGCTGATGGAGGCCGACGGCGGGCGGGCCTACCGGGTGGCCGCCGAGCGCGGGCAGCGGCTGGCCGGGGTGCTGGAGTCGATCAGGGCCGACCACCCCGACCTGGTGCTGGAGGTGCGCGGCCGGGGCCTGATGCTGGGGTTGGAGCTGCGCGACCAGTCCGGCAGCGCGAACGCGGCGGTGGCCGGGCAGGCGGCGGCCGGGATGCTCGGCTACGCGGTCGCGGGCTACCTGCTGCGCGAGCACGCGATCCGGCTGTTCCCCACGGCGAGCGCGACGAGCACGCTGCGGTTCGAGCCCTCGCTGCACGTGTCCGACGAGGAGATCGCGCGGCTGGAGAACGGTCTGCGCGACGTCATGGCGGTGCTCGGCGACCCGGTGAGGGGACTGGTGTGACCACGGCCGTGGAGTTCGCCGAGGCGCGGGAGCGGGTTCGGGAGTTCGTGCGCGACGAGCTGCTGGGCGAGCGCCCCGAGCTGGACGTGCTGGGTGACATGCCGCTGCCGCTGTACCAGGGGTTCGCCAAGACCGGGCTGTCGAACTGGTGGCTGAGCCCGGAGCTGGGCGGGCTCGGGCTGACGCTGGAGCAGAGCGTCGACCTGGTGTCGGAGCTGTCGTACGGCGACGCCGGGGTGGCGTTCACCCTGCTGATCTCGATCATGGCCACGAACATGGTGTGGCTGTACGGGTCGGACGAGCTCAAGCAGCGGCACCTGCGACCGCTGGCGGAGTCCGGCGGGTTCGCGGCGACGCTGGGCAGCGAGCAGGCGGCCGGGAGCGAGCTGGGGCGCACCGCCACCGAGGCGCGGCGCGAGGGCGCCGAGCTGGTGCTCGACGGGGAGAAGTGGTTCGCGACCAACGCGGACTTCGCGGACTTCCTCGTGGTGGTGGCGAAGTCGCCGGACAACCCGTCGGGGCACGCCGCGATCGTGGTGCCGAGGGACGCGCCGGGCGTGCACGTGGTCAAGCGGTGGGACATGGTGGGCGTGCGGGCCTCCGGCACCTACCAGGTCTCGTTGCGGGGCGTGCGGGTGCCCGCGTCGAACGCGCTGTCCGGGCCGGGGCTGCGGGTGCTGGAGGTGGGGCTCAACGCCAGCCGGGTCCTGATCGCCTCCACCGCGATCGGGGTGGCCAGGCGGATCAGGGACCTGTCGATCGAGTACGCCAGGCAGAAGCCGCTGCGGGGCTCGACGCTGCTGTCCAACGCGGTGTTCGGGGCGAAGATCGGGCAGGCGGAGATGGGCATCGGCGTGATGCTCAACCAGTGCAGGGCCGCGGGCCGGGACTTCGACTCGATCATGCTGGGCGGCGCGGCGGGCGCGGACTTCCTGCGGCACGGGACGTTGAAGTCGGCGCTGGAGACGAAGATGTTCACCGGGCAGATGGGCTGGTCGATCGCGACGACCGGGTCGGAGATGTTCGGGGCGCTGGGCTACACCGGCGAGTCGCTGATCGGGAAGCTGGTGCGGGACATGCGCTACATCTCGATCGTCGAGGGCGGCGACGACGTGCTGCGGGACCTGATGTTCAACCGGTACGCGCTGCCGGAGGGCAAGCGGTACTGAGCGCGCGCGAGAGGGGCGGGACGGCCGTGCGCCGTCCCGCCCCTCTTCCGTGCTCCCGCCCCTCTCCGGTGCTCCCGCCCGGCCGCGGGGTTCAGTCGTCCGCGCCGCCGTAGGCGTTGTCGATGATGTAGCGCCAGCGGCCGTCCCTGCCGCGGCGCAGCACGTCCGTGCCGGTCCCGGTCAGGTCGATCAGCTCACCGCTGGCCGCGGTGCCCCTGATCTCCCAGTCGACGATGAGCAGGGCCGTGTCGCCGTTGACGTAGATGCCCTTGGTGCGGGCCCGCATCGGCACCCGCCAGGCGAGGAACTCGGCGACGTTGGCTCTCCTGGCGTCGCCGCCGACCGGTTCCTCCCCCGGCTTCCACACCGACACCGCGTCGGGGCTGTACATGCGCTCGATCGTGTCGTGGTCCCAGGAGTTGAAGGCCCGCAGGAACAGGTCGGTCTGCCTGGTCAGGTCGTCGGTGGGGATGTCGTGCACCA includes:
- a CDS encoding aspartate aminotransferase family protein, with amino-acid sequence MGTAEVELAEPTMLGWLSDYGLDVEYVRSSGNTLFAKQADGSEKPVLDFAGGYGSVLLGHNNPELVELARELLADGTPIHAQFSRHPYANRLANELNAVLHREFGVSEPYYAVFANSGAEAVEAAVKHAELDRGHRVRAVVEAVGSAVAAARAAVDGGALVDEEAYREFGVASGDFGALADRLVALAGEAASRRPVFLALEGGFHGKLVGSTQLTHNPGYREPFSALARPTRFVALNRPESVREVLEPERVWLREPVVVDGVVRLTDRELPVVTAFLLEPVQGEGGIREVEAEFAKEIGAACEEAGVPVVVDEVQSGMGRCGAFFASSQIGLRGDYYALSKSLGGGIAKAAVMLVRGKHYRGDFELVHSSTFAKDSFSCTVALRALALMEADGGRAYRVAAERGQRLAGVLESIRADHPDLVLEVRGRGLMLGLELRDQSGSANAAVAGQAAAGMLGYAVAGYLLREHAIRLFPTASATSTLRFEPSLHVSDEEIARLENGLRDVMAVLGDPVRGLV
- a CDS encoding acyl-CoA dehydrogenase family protein, whose protein sequence is MTTAVEFAEARERVREFVRDELLGERPELDVLGDMPLPLYQGFAKTGLSNWWLSPELGGLGLTLEQSVDLVSELSYGDAGVAFTLLISIMATNMVWLYGSDELKQRHLRPLAESGGFAATLGSEQAAGSELGRTATEARREGAELVLDGEKWFATNADFADFLVVVAKSPDNPSGHAAIVVPRDAPGVHVVKRWDMVGVRASGTYQVSLRGVRVPASNALSGPGLRVLEVGLNASRVLIASTAIGVARRIRDLSIEYARQKPLRGSTLLSNAVFGAKIGQAEMGIGVMLNQCRAAGRDFDSIMLGGAAGADFLRHGTLKSALETKMFTGQMGWSIATTGSEMFGALGYTGESLIGKLVRDMRYISIVEGGDDVLRDLMFNRYALPEGKRY
- a CDS encoding YybH family protein: MTEPLMVHDIPTDDLTRQTDLFLRAFNSWDHDTIERMYSPDAVSVWKPGEEPVGGDARRANVAEFLAWRVPMRARTKGIYVNGDTALLIVDWEIRGTAASGELIDLTGTGTDVLRRGRDGRWRYIIDNAYGGADD